One region of Pongo pygmaeus isolate AG05252 chromosome 21, NHGRI_mPonPyg2-v2.0_pri, whole genome shotgun sequence genomic DNA includes:
- the SLC2A10 gene encoding solute carrier family 2, facilitated glucose transporter member 10 isoform X2, whose translation MGRLPSVLPLCASVSLLGGLTFGYELAVISGALLPLQLDFGLSCLEQEFLVGSLLLGALLASLVGGFLIDCYGRKQAILGSNLVLLAGSLTLGLAGSLAWLVLGRSVVGFAISLSSMACCIYVSELVGPRQRGVLVSLYEAGITVGILLSYALNYALAGTPWGWRHMFGWATAPALLQSLSLLFLPAGTDETAIHKDLIPLQGGEAPKLVPGRPRYSFLDLFRARDNMRSRTTVGLGLVLFQQLTGQPNVLCYASTIFSSVGFHGGSSAVLASVGLGAVKVAATLTAMGLVDRAGRRALLLAGCALMALSVSGIGLVSFAVPMDSGPSCLAVPNATGQTGLPGDSGLLQDSSLPPMPRTSEDQKEPILSTAKKTKPHPRSGNPSAPPRLALSSALPGPPLPTQGHALLRWTALLCLMVFVSAFSFGFGPVTWLVLSEIYPVEIRGRAFAFCNSFNWAANLFISLSFLDLIGTIGLSWTFLLYGLTAVLGLGFIYLFVPETKGQSLAEIDQQFQKRRFALSFGHRQNSTGIQYSRIEVSAAS comes from the exons GCCGCCTCCCATCTGTCCTGCCCTTGTGTGCCTCTGTGTCTTTGCTGGGTGGCCTGACCTTTGGTTATGAACTGGCAGTCATATCAGGTGCCCTGCTGCCACTGCAGCTTGACTTTGGGCTAAGCTGCTTGGAGCAGGAGTTCCTGGTGGGCAGCCTGCTCCTGGGGGCTCTTCTCGCCTCTCTGGTTGGCGGCTTCCTCATTGACTGCTATGGCAGGAAGCAAGCCATCCTCGGGAGCAACTTGGTGCTGCTGGCAGGCAGCCTGACCCTGGGCCTGGCTGGTTCCCTGGCCTGGCTGGTCCTGGGCCGCTCTGTGGTTGGCTTTGCCATTTCCCTCTCCTCCATGGCCTGCTGTATCTACGTGTCAGAGCTGGTGGGGCCACGGCAGCGGGGAGTGCTGGTGTCCCTCTATGAGGCAGGCATCACCGTGGGCATCCTGCTCTCCTATGCCCTCAACTATGCACTGGCTGGTACCCCCTGGGGATGGAGGCACATGTTCGGCTGGGCCACCGCACCTGCTCTCCTGCAATCCctcagcctcctcttcctccctgctgGTACAGATGAGACTGCAATACACAAGGACCTCATCCCACTCCAGGGAGGTGAGGCCCCCAAGCTGGTCCCGGGGAGGCCACGGTACTCCTTTCTGGACCTCTTCAGGGCACGGGATAACATGCGAAGCCGGACCACAGTGGGCCTGGGGCTGGTGCTCTTCCAGCAACTAACAGGGCAGCCCAACGTGCTGTGCTATGCCTCCACCATCTTCAGCTCCGTTGGCTTCCATGGGGGATCCTCAGCCGTGCTGGCCTCCGTGGGGCTTGGTGCAGTAAAGGTGGCAGCTACCCTGACTGCCATGGGGCTGGTGGACCGTGCAGGCCGCAGGGCTCTGTTGCTAGCTGGCTGTGCCCTCATGGCCCTGTCCGTCAGTGGCATCGGCCTCGTCAGCTTTGCTGTGCCCATGGACTCAGGCCCAAGCTGCCTGGCTGTGCCCAATGCCACCGGGCAGACAGGCCTCCCTGGAGACTCTGGCCTGCTGCAGGACTCCTCTCTACCTCCCATGCCAAGGACCAGTGAGGACCAAAAGGAGCCAATCTTGTCCACTGCTAAGAAAACCAAGCCCCATCCCAGATCTGGAAACCCCTCAGCCCCTCCTCGGCTGGCCCTGAGCTCTGCCCTCCCTGGGCCCCCTCTGCCCACCCAGGGGCATGCACTGCTGCGCTGGACCGCGCTGCTCTGCCTGATGGTCTTTGTCAGTGCTTTCTCCTTTGGGTTTGGGCCAG TGACCTGGCTTGTCCTCAGTGAGATCTACCCTGTGGAGATACGAGGAAGAGCCTTTGCCTTCTGCAACAGCTTCAACTGGGCGGCCAACCTCTTCATCAGCCTCTCCTTCCTCGATCTCATTG GCACCATCGGCTTGTCCTGGACCTTCCTGCTCTACGGACTGACGGCTGTCCTCGGCCTGGGcttcatctatttatttgttcCTGAAACAAAAGGCCAGTCGTTGGCAGAGATAGACCAGCAGTTCCAGAAGAGACG GTTTGCCCTGAGCTTTGGCCACAGGCAGAACTCCACGGGCATCCAGTACAGCCGCATTGAGGTCTCTGCGGCCTCCTGA
- the SLC2A10 gene encoding solute carrier family 2, facilitated glucose transporter member 10 isoform X1 has translation MKAYSRLPSVLPLCASVSLLGGLTFGYELAVISGALLPLQLDFGLSCLEQEFLVGSLLLGALLASLVGGFLIDCYGRKQAILGSNLVLLAGSLTLGLAGSLAWLVLGRSVVGFAISLSSMACCIYVSELVGPRQRGVLVSLYEAGITVGILLSYALNYALAGTPWGWRHMFGWATAPALLQSLSLLFLPAGTDETAIHKDLIPLQGGEAPKLVPGRPRYSFLDLFRARDNMRSRTTVGLGLVLFQQLTGQPNVLCYASTIFSSVGFHGGSSAVLASVGLGAVKVAATLTAMGLVDRAGRRALLLAGCALMALSVSGIGLVSFAVPMDSGPSCLAVPNATGQTGLPGDSGLLQDSSLPPMPRTSEDQKEPILSTAKKTKPHPRSGNPSAPPRLALSSALPGPPLPTQGHALLRWTALLCLMVFVSAFSFGFGPVTWLVLSEIYPVEIRGRAFAFCNSFNWAANLFISLSFLDLIGTIGLSWTFLLYGLTAVLGLGFIYLFVPETKGQSLAEIDQQFQKRRFALSFGHRQNSTGIQYSRIEVSAAS, from the exons GCCGCCTCCCATCTGTCCTGCCCTTGTGTGCCTCTGTGTCTTTGCTGGGTGGCCTGACCTTTGGTTATGAACTGGCAGTCATATCAGGTGCCCTGCTGCCACTGCAGCTTGACTTTGGGCTAAGCTGCTTGGAGCAGGAGTTCCTGGTGGGCAGCCTGCTCCTGGGGGCTCTTCTCGCCTCTCTGGTTGGCGGCTTCCTCATTGACTGCTATGGCAGGAAGCAAGCCATCCTCGGGAGCAACTTGGTGCTGCTGGCAGGCAGCCTGACCCTGGGCCTGGCTGGTTCCCTGGCCTGGCTGGTCCTGGGCCGCTCTGTGGTTGGCTTTGCCATTTCCCTCTCCTCCATGGCCTGCTGTATCTACGTGTCAGAGCTGGTGGGGCCACGGCAGCGGGGAGTGCTGGTGTCCCTCTATGAGGCAGGCATCACCGTGGGCATCCTGCTCTCCTATGCCCTCAACTATGCACTGGCTGGTACCCCCTGGGGATGGAGGCACATGTTCGGCTGGGCCACCGCACCTGCTCTCCTGCAATCCctcagcctcctcttcctccctgctgGTACAGATGAGACTGCAATACACAAGGACCTCATCCCACTCCAGGGAGGTGAGGCCCCCAAGCTGGTCCCGGGGAGGCCACGGTACTCCTTTCTGGACCTCTTCAGGGCACGGGATAACATGCGAAGCCGGACCACAGTGGGCCTGGGGCTGGTGCTCTTCCAGCAACTAACAGGGCAGCCCAACGTGCTGTGCTATGCCTCCACCATCTTCAGCTCCGTTGGCTTCCATGGGGGATCCTCAGCCGTGCTGGCCTCCGTGGGGCTTGGTGCAGTAAAGGTGGCAGCTACCCTGACTGCCATGGGGCTGGTGGACCGTGCAGGCCGCAGGGCTCTGTTGCTAGCTGGCTGTGCCCTCATGGCCCTGTCCGTCAGTGGCATCGGCCTCGTCAGCTTTGCTGTGCCCATGGACTCAGGCCCAAGCTGCCTGGCTGTGCCCAATGCCACCGGGCAGACAGGCCTCCCTGGAGACTCTGGCCTGCTGCAGGACTCCTCTCTACCTCCCATGCCAAGGACCAGTGAGGACCAAAAGGAGCCAATCTTGTCCACTGCTAAGAAAACCAAGCCCCATCCCAGATCTGGAAACCCCTCAGCCCCTCCTCGGCTGGCCCTGAGCTCTGCCCTCCCTGGGCCCCCTCTGCCCACCCAGGGGCATGCACTGCTGCGCTGGACCGCGCTGCTCTGCCTGATGGTCTTTGTCAGTGCTTTCTCCTTTGGGTTTGGGCCAG TGACCTGGCTTGTCCTCAGTGAGATCTACCCTGTGGAGATACGAGGAAGAGCCTTTGCCTTCTGCAACAGCTTCAACTGGGCGGCCAACCTCTTCATCAGCCTCTCCTTCCTCGATCTCATTG GCACCATCGGCTTGTCCTGGACCTTCCTGCTCTACGGACTGACGGCTGTCCTCGGCCTGGGcttcatctatttatttgttcCTGAAACAAAAGGCCAGTCGTTGGCAGAGATAGACCAGCAGTTCCAGAAGAGACG GTTTGCCCTGAGCTTTGGCCACAGGCAGAACTCCACGGGCATCCAGTACAGCCGCATTGAGGTCTCTGCGGCCTCCTGA